Genomic window (Patescibacteria group bacterium):
CCGTTCGACTTGCATGCCTTAGACACGCCGCCAGCGTTCATCCTGAGCCAGGATCAAACTCTTATTAAAGTTTGACTTGGTCTATTATATTCCATCCGGAAAAACCAGATGGAGAAGTTTTGCTTATTGGCTATTGACGTTTAATGTTGTTTGCTTGGCCTTCTGTGAGGGTTTACTCACAGAAGTTCTTGTCACTTTCATATTGTCAACGAACCACTTTTCCCTTCACAAACGTGAAGAAAAAAGAGTGAAGTCCTCCAAGAAAGGTGACTTCGCTCTTTTTGCTTCAAAATGAGCTTTAAATCAAGGATACTACGGTTTGTAAAGCTATGCCTCATCCTAAACCCTTCCGCATTACTTGTCAAGCCCGCTCAGTGCACAGGATATCCACAGCTTGGAACGCTGTATACCTATGGTTATACGGCTGTTTAATTTGAATGGATTGTTTATTTTTTGCTTTTCAAAAGTCGCCATTGAGCAATATTCTTATGGTCGCCTGATAGGAGCACTTTTGGAACCCGTTGGCCACGAAAATTCTCAGGACGAGTATACTGAGGGTATTCCATAAAGCCCTCGTGCATATGGGATTCTTCTCTGAGCGATTCCTTATTGCCAAGCACTCCGGGAAGCAAGCGGAATACTGATTCAATCACTGCCATTGCCGCAACCTCGCCGCCGTTGAGCACATAGGGTCCAATTGAGAGCTCTTCGTTGATGTGCTGTCTAGCGCGCGCATCAACACCCTCATAGCGTCCGCAGATGAAAATGAGGTGGTTCCACTTTTTGGCAAGTGTGTCTGCTTTTTTTTGTGTAAACTGTTTGCCGGCAGGCGATAGTAGAATGACGCGTGATTTTTTTGTTTTTTTGATTGACATTAGTGTGCGTACCAGCGGTTCAATTTTTAAAATCATTCCTGCTCCGCCGCCATAGGGACGGTCATCGACAGTTTTGTGCTTATCGAAAGCAAACGCCCTTAGATCGTGTACGCGAATGCGCACGATTTTTTTCAAGATCGCTTTTTTCATGAGGCTTTCCGAAACAAAGGAATCAAACAACGAGGGGAGGATGGTGATAATATCTATGCGCATTCTTTAATAGTATACCTCTGCATCGAAAAACAAAAGTTTCTTCGCATGGCATGCCAATGAATAGGCCACCAACAAAAAGAGTCCCGCATTGCGGGACTCTTTTCTATTTTTGTTTTATATCTTGAGATCATCGACAACGCTGGTATCGACATTGCTGTAATGCGATCCGCCGGCAGAGTCCTGACGGGCATTGGGGTCGTGAATCTTGAGATTCACGCGAGCGTTGTTCTTTGCGCCTACGATTTTGAGAAGTGTGCGGATTGCTCGCGCGGTCTGACCCTGTCTGCCAATCACGTATCCCATATCTGCAGGGTTGATCGTGAGGGTCAGTAGCACTCCCATTTCATCGACGCGACGATCCACAGATACGTCTTCGGGGTGATTGACAATCGCCTTGACGATTGTAATCACGAAATCCTGATCTGCGTTCGCTGACATTCGTGTCTCCTCTCATTCCATGAAATATATGGAATGTTAGAGCTAAGAAGGTGTTAGCACCGGAACTGTCGACCTTTCATACATGCAGTTGTTGCTTCACTACAATAACTGCTCTAAGTATACTAAAAGAAATGTTGCTGTCAATCGTTCTTTTTATCCGCTGCTTTCTTGACTGTTTTTCGTATTTTTTCTGCGGTAATAATACCCTGATCAACAAGAATATTATGGATGGTAGGCGATGGTTGTGCACCCTTGGAAATCCAGTACTGTATCCTCTCTTTGTTAAGAAGTACTGCCTTTGGTTGGGCAAGCGGATCCACTGTGCCAAGGAGCTCAAGGCTGTCGGCAAATGTATCTTTCCGTTTTTCTGAAACAATCACCCGATAGAAGGGCCTGTTGGTTTTACCGCGCCGCGCGAGTCGGATCATCAGCATAACTTAAAAAATCATGAATCATTCTTAATGCTTGCAAGTGTATCATCAATTTTGGCAATGTCAAGACTTAAGACTCTTGAAACGCCGTCTTCACCCATTGTCACCCCATATATGCATTGGGCCATATGGATGGTTGCGCGATTGTGCGTTACTACAATAAATTGTGTTTGTTCGCCAAGTTCTTTAATAATAGAGGCGAATCGATTGGCATTTGATTCATCAAGCGCGGCATCAACCTCGTCGAGTACAACAAAGGGGGACGGGTTGCACGAAACGATTGCACACAACAATGCAATTGCGGTAAGCGCCTTTTCCCCTCCGGATAAAACACTCATGTTTTTGAGTTTTTTTCCTGGCGGCATTGCAGAAATATCGATACCAACTACCTCATCCTCCTGTACGCCTTCGCCGTCCTGCCGATCGTGCCCACTCTGGTCTTCTTCATGTTCAAAATCCGATTCTTTCACCGCAACAATGCGCGCATTTCCTCCGCTAAAGAGTTGTTGAAAATAGTGGCTGAATTTTTTTTCAATGGCACCCATGGAATGATCCAGACGCTCCTTGATGCTTGTCTCAAGCTCAGCAATGCCGCGTTCGAGGGAATTGATGCCTGCCACAAGATCTGCCGCTTGTTGAGTAAGAAATTCAAAGCGCTCCTTTGTTGATTCGTATTCAGATAACGCTTCATGATCGATAGTGCCTATACTGTCGAGTTTCCGCTTAAGCTGTTCCGCGCGCGAGCGCACATCCGCTAGGGGCAGGGACGGCGAACTCTCACTATGTACGCCTGCCAATGAAACATCAAAATGACGCTGCAGTATTTGCTGAACGAGTTCTTCGCTTAATGCCAATTCTTCGCTCATTTTATTGAGGAGCTCTTCTTGATGAGCCTCCCGTTTAGCCGCATCAAGCGAGAGAGATGTTTGACGAACGCGCAGTGCGTCAATTTCTTTTTGCGCTTCTGTTAGCGCTTGTTGGATGCGCAGAAGCTCAGATGTATTTTTTGATTGTTCTTCATATGAAGCTTCAAGTGTTTGTTTGTGTTGGGTGATTTTTTCATCAAGCGCAGTGAGTTGGCTCTTAACGTGTTGCTGCTCATCACGCAGTGTGGCGGTTTTTTCTCCGCTGTCTTTTGATGAAAAATACGCTAATTCCTGTCCCATGCGCTCCAGCTCTGCCGTGATTTCGTAAAGTGCTTGGTCGTGCTGTTTAATCTGGTGAGCGCAAACGCCAGAAGCAATACGCTCATCCTGTATGCGCACCAATACCTCGCGTTGTGCATGTACCAGCTTTTCAAGGGCTTGTTTTGCTTGAATCGTTTCTTGTGATGTTCCTTTGAGTGAGTAATGAATTTTTTCCTGTAATGCGTCGAGTTGAGAAAAAAGTTTTTTTAATGCATTCTGAATGTCGTGAAGTGTTAATTCGCTTGAGAAAAAAATGTGTTTTTCTTTCTGGAGCGCATCAAGAGCATCGTGAATTGTTGCGAGTGAAATATCTCCCGGCGTCGATGCCGCCGGTAGCAACGTTTCTTGAATATGCGCAATCTGCCGCTCGATATTCTCAAGTTCACCCGACAATGCGCGTAAGCGCTCAACGGAAAACTGAGCTTCTTGTTGAGAGCGCTCACGCTCTGTTGTGTGGCGAGCATGTTGAGCTTCGAGATCGGTTTTGTGCTGCATGATAAATGAAATGTTTGCTTCCCCCTGCTTTTCATAGTCTGTTGCAAGCCGTGCTTCAACCAGTGAAAGTCGTGATACTAGCGCCGTGCGGTCTTTTGAGAGCTTCTCGTATTCATCCCGTAATTGGGTGGTGTGCCGTGTTGCATCCGTCGAATTGAGTTTCTGATGTGCTTGAAACTCTTGTACAAAAAGTGTTTGGTGTGAACAAGCTATATCGAGTGTTTTCTGCAAGTCTGCTAATGCAGCCGATGTAGATGCTTCTTGTTCTTTGAGTGTACGCCATGCAACCGAATAATACTGTTGGTATGCTTGTTTGAGTTCGTGCTCAATAACCTCCCGCTCTTCAAGCCGTTTTAGCTGGCGGGCAAAAAACTTAATTTTCGGCTCAAGTTCTGCTATAAGCATGTGGGCTTGCGCGATGTGTTCCCGTGTTGTTTTGAGTTTGCTTTGCGCCTGGTCTTTTTTCATTTGGTACTGGCGCACACCTGCAGCTTCATCAAAAAAA
Coding sequences:
- the trmD gene encoding tRNA (guanosine(37)-N1)-methyltransferase TrmD gives rise to the protein MRIDIITILPSLFDSFVSESLMKKAILKKIVRIRVHDLRAFAFDKHKTVDDRPYGGGAGMILKIEPLVRTLMSIKKTKKSRVILLSPAGKQFTQKKADTLAKKWNHLIFICGRYEGVDARARQHINEELSIGPYVLNGGEVAAMAVIESVFRLLPGVLGNKESLREESHMHEGFMEYPQYTRPENFRGQRVPKVLLSGDHKNIAQWRLLKSKK
- a CDS encoding AAA family ATPase, encoding MYLQKLEVQGFKSFAHKTTFLFSRGQHGSRGLTAIVGPNGSGKSNVADAIRWVLGEQSMKLLRSKKSEDVIFFGSDAKAQLGFCEVALSFNNEDRAFPVDYAEVVIARRLYRSGESEYLINGSKVRLADVTMLLAQGNCGQRSYSVIGQGMIDSIVTMSSAERKHFFDEAAGVRQYQMKKDQAQSKLKTTREHIAQAHMLIAELEPKIKFFARQLKRLEEREVIEHELKQAYQQYYSVAWRTLKEQEASTSAALADLQKTLDIACSHQTLFVQEFQAHQKLNSTDATRHTTQLRDEYEKLSKDRTALVSRLSLVEARLATDYEKQGEANISFIMQHKTDLEAQHARHTTERERSQQEAQFSVERLRALSGELENIERQIAHIQETLLPAASTPGDISLATIHDALDALQKEKHIFFSSELTLHDIQNALKKLFSQLDALQEKIHYSLKGTSQETIQAKQALEKLVHAQREVLVRIQDERIASGVCAHQIKQHDQALYEITAELERMGQELAYFSSKDSGEKTATLRDEQQHVKSQLTALDEKITQHKQTLEASYEEQSKNTSELLRIQQALTEAQKEIDALRVRQTSLSLDAAKREAHQEELLNKMSEELALSEELVQQILQRHFDVSLAGVHSESSPSLPLADVRSRAEQLKRKLDSIGTIDHEALSEYESTKERFEFLTQQAADLVAGINSLERGIAELETSIKERLDHSMGAIEKKFSHYFQQLFSGGNARIVAVKESDFEHEEDQSGHDRQDGEGVQEDEVVGIDISAMPPGKKLKNMSVLSGGEKALTAIALLCAIVSCNPSPFVVLDEVDAALDESNANRFASIIKELGEQTQFIVVTHNRATIHMAQCIYGVTMGEDGVSRVLSLDIAKIDDTLASIKNDS
- a CDS encoding KH domain-containing protein, which codes for MSANADQDFVITIVKAIVNHPEDVSVDRRVDEMGVLLTLTINPADMGYVIGRQGQTARAIRTLLKIVGAKNNARVNLKIHDPNARQDSAGGSHYSNVDTSVVDDLKI
- the rpsP gene encoding 30S ribosomal protein S16 is translated as MLMIRLARRGKTNRPFYRVIVSEKRKDTFADSLELLGTVDPLAQPKAVLLNKERIQYWISKGAQPSPTIHNILVDQGIITAEKIRKTVKKAADKKND